The Heterodontus francisci isolate sHetFra1 chromosome 43, sHetFra1.hap1, whole genome shotgun sequence genome window below encodes:
- the LOC137355629 gene encoding volume-regulated anion channel subunit LRRC8C-like: protein MIPVTELSYFGEQDPAFKILKPWWDVFAEYLTLLMVLVSMFGGALQVSSEQILCIPVPEGLSIQERQWNHSVLEGLNLNVFATGFQTGLDVQQYYLINQWCYDNAVIWFSKYFPYLVLLHSLIFLISSNFWFKFPGTSSKIEHFITVLGKCLDSPWTTKALSETVYEESTPRIPVVSESSIDQSLSSINSPMKVDSSVSLSQEMAFSNDIHKADKVSLSSKGSSQVLKAAGGIMVDNSSVKILDKKEGEQAKSLFEKVKKFRLHTEEGDILYTMYLNQTIVRTVQSVVILVYISIFIPQMCNNIHCVDALHITGFTDFFCIHGLWRMFRMLSLVYITAIVLYSCTCLYTLHWILYYKLKEYSFENVRVETGMDDIPDVRNDFAFLLHLIDQYDKLYARKFAVFLSDVSENKLLQLNLNHEWSQERLKQRLITNIENKVEMHLFMMPGIPIQVYDLTEIEVLKLELIKGVAISAAISNLKMMKEMWLYNCSVKVERQALLFLKENLITLRVRFGIADEIPPWIFTLKSLRELYIEGQLQTDSKISTALQMFRELPKIDTLHLKTNITKLPTAILDMAPHLLCLIIHNEGVKITSLANIKKLFCLALLRLLHCNLERIPSAIFSLTNLQELDLKDNNLSSTEELASCQNLRKLICLRLWHNNITSIPVHIAKIAKLEMLYLNKNKIEFLPPSLFKLTKLLFLDVSHNHISKIPPDIDQLVELQHFAIECNKVTELPENLFSCTKIRVLNISHNNLTYLSPSIGHLRQLQLLDVKVNKLDKLPVELGRCVCLRKNQLIVEDDIFKTLPLEVREQITNTASS, encoded by the coding sequence GTATCAAGTGAGCAGATTCTGTGTATTCCAGTCCCAGAGGGTCTTTCCATTCAGGAGCGTCAATGGAACCACTCTGTTTTGGAGGGGCTCAACCTTAATGTGTTTGCTACTGGATTCCAGACTGGCCTAGATGTCCAGCAGTACTACCTTATTAATCAGTGGTGCTATGATAATGCAGTCATATGGTTTTCCAAATATTTCCCGTATCTGGTCCTTCTGCATTCTCTGATATTTCTAATCAGTAGCAACTTTTGGTTCAAATTTCCTGGCACAAGTTCTAAGATAGAACATTTTATTACTGTCCTTGGGAAATGCCTAGACTCTCCATGGACCACCAAAGCGCTGTCAGAAACTGTATATGAGGAATCTACCCCCAGAATACCTGTAGTTTCTGAATCAAGTATAGATCAATCATTATCTTCTATTAACAGTCCAATGAAAGTTGATTCTTCTGTGTCATTATCACAAGAGATGGCTTTCAGTAATGATATCCATAAAGCAGATAAGGTTTCTCTTTCGTCTAAAGGCTCCTCACAAGTTTTGAAGGCTGCTGGTGGAATAATGGTAGACAATTCCTCAGTGAAAATTCTGGATAAAAAAGAAGGCGAACAGGCCAAATCCTTGTTTGAAAAAGTGAAGAAATTCCGCCTCCATACAGAAGAGGGAGACATTCTCTATACAATGTATTTGAATCAGACCATTGTCCGAACTGTGCAAAGCGTTGTTATTCTTGTCTACATCAGCATTTTCATCCCTCAAATGTGTAACAACATCCACTGCGTTGATGCACTGCACATCACTGGGTTCACTGACTTCTTCTGTATTCATGGTTTATGGAGGATGTTTCGAATGTTATCCTTGGTGTATATAACTGCAATTGTCCTATACAGTTGCACTTGTCTGTATACACTGCACTGGATACTCTATTATAAATTGAAAGAGTATTCATTTGAAAATGTGAGGGTTGAGACTGGGATGGATGATATTCCTGATGTAAGAAATGACTTTGCATTCTTGCTTCATCTCATTGATCAGTATGACAAGCTTTATGCCCGAAAGTTTGCAGTCTTCCTGTCAGACGTGAGTGAAAACAAACTTCTTCAGCTCAATTTGAATCACGAGTGGAGTCAAGAGCGACTAAAGCAGCGTCTCATCACAAACATAGAGAACAAAGTTGAGATGCACCTCTTCATGATGCCTGGAATTCCAATCCAGGTTTATGACTTGACAGAGATTGAGGTTTTAAAGCTGGAACTCATTAAAGGTGTTGCCATCTCTGCTGCCATCTCCAACCTGAAAATGATGAAAGAAATGTGGTTATACAATTGCTCAGTTAAGGTGGAAAGGCAGGCACTGTTATTTTTGAAGGAGAATTTGATAACCTTACGTGTACGATTTGGTATTGCTGATGAAATACCTCCGTGGATATTCACCTTGAAAAGTTTGCGTGAGCTGTATATTGAAGGGCAACTGCAGACAGACAGCAAAatctccacagccctgcagatgttTCGTGAGCTGCCAAAGATAGACACTTTGCATCTGAAAACTAACATAACCAAGTTGCCGACTGCAATTTTAGACATGGCTCCTCACCTTCTGTGCCTGATAATCCACAATGAAGGAGTAAAAATAACATCACTTGCAAATATTAAGAAGCTCTTCTGCCTCGCTCTGCTGAGGCTGCTTCATTGTAACTTGGAAAGAATTCCTAGTGCCATCTTCAGCTTGACCAACTTACAGGAGCTTGACCTCAAAGACAACAACCTGAGTTCAACAGAAGAGCTTGCCAGTTGCCAAAACCTTCGAAAACTCATCTGCCTCAGGTTGTGGCATAACAACATCACTTCCATTCCTGTTCACATTGCCAAAATTGCCAAACTTGAAATGCTTTATCTCAATAAGAACAAGATTGAATTCCTACCTCCAAGTCTGTTTAAACTAACAAAGCTACTGTTCCTGGACGTTTCCCACAATCACATCTCCAAGATCCCTCCTGATATAGACCagcttgtagagctgcagcatttTGCTATAGAATGCAATAAGGTGACCGAACTGCCTGAAAACCTTTTCTCCTGCACCAAAATCCGGGTTCTGAACATCTCACATAACAATCTAACTTACCTCTCTCCTTCTATTGGGCATCTGCGGCAACTGCAACTCCTGGATGTTAAAGTCAACAAACTGGATAAACTTCCAGTTGAATTGGGACGGTGTGTTTGCCTCCGGAAAAACCAACTGATTGTAGAAGACGACATTTTTAAAACCCTGCCTCTGGAAGTCAGGGAGCAGATTACAAACACTGCATCAAGCTGA